The genomic region GGGATGAGTGGTGGCGATGCAAACGGAGACTTGTCGCGTCCGAATGCAGTCGTGATGATGCTCCTTCCTCCATGACTGGAGGTGAGCGGTGCGACTGCCCCAAGCAGCTTAGCCGGATCGTGGGCCTGGGCGGCATGAGACGATCGCACGTCAAGCGTCAACATCCTGGCATCCATCCCTTGCCATGTTGCGTCCTGGCGTCCATGAAGGCGGAAGCGACCGGGCCTGCATTTCACGTACCACTGCACCTGACTGCGCGGCAAATTGTGATTCCATGTGTGCGCCGGCTCGACAAGGCAACCTGCACGTCCGCGCGCTTCATCTCAATGGATGCGGCTCAGTGCGCGGCGTCAGCGGACAACGGTGGCGGCGATGAGAAGACTGCCCTTGCAAACGGCGCAGAAGGGAGGCCCTCGGGCGAAGCATTGTCGCCAGCAGAGGCATCCTGGAAGTCGCAGCCTCTCTCCCAGCATCAGCAGGCCAAAGTGCACGACATCTTGGCAGCCTGTCGAGACGACAACCACGAAGCTCTGACCCAGCTGGCAGCATCCGAGGGCGGCCTTGTTGAGGACGAGGTGAGGCGCACGGCATGTAAGCAAGCCTGCTGCAACTCCAGCGTCATGCTGAACAACGCTTATCGCCTTGTTAGGGCCTTTCTTGCTCGGCTGCACGGGCAGACAACAGCATGACAACGTGCCATGGACAACATTTGAACGACACCGGGACGAAGATCAGGTCCAGCTCGACGTCAATCGATCATTCGTGTACTACCCTGAGCGTAAGTGTGGTCGCCTTGCTCTCAACATCTAGCGCTCACCTTGTGTCTAGACGAGACCACAGCACGTCTCGATGCACGCAAAAGCGAGCTTTCAGACGTCATCACTGCTGTCTTACGACAACATCCGAGGCTATGTTACTTTCAAGGATTCCATGATATTGTCCAGGTGCTGTTGCTGGTTCTGGGCGCCGACGTTGCGGAGGCCGCGGTCGCACGGTTGTCTCTGTTACGCATCAGAGATTTCATGCTGCCCACACTGGCGGGTGCCGAGTCACATCTTCGCCTACTCCCAGCAATTCTTTATGCTGCAGATGTGGAGCTGTGCCAACATCTTGCAGGCGCAACACGACCGACGCCGTTCTTTGCATTGTCTGCAACATTGACGCTCTATGCGCATGACATTGAAGAGTATGGAGACATCGCGCGACTTTTTGACTACCTCCTAGCAAGTGAAGCTGCTGTCCCAGTCTATCTCTTCGCGGTAGTAAGTCGATCTCTATTCTCTAGTGGCTCGAGCTACACAGGCTAACGAACGTACCTGCAGATCATCATGTCGCGCAGACTGGAGCTGCTCGAAGTAGACCATGACGAGCCTGAAATGCTGCATTCTATCTTGTCCAAGCTTCCGAAGCCCCTGGATCTGGATGGCCTGATCAGCAAGACACAAGATCTCTTCAGACGGTGCCCGCCTGAGAGATTGCCTCATCGAGCGTGGAGTCACATCAGCTCATACAGCGTCCTGAAGACAACTCGCGACCCGCATGCTCTGTCTAGACAGACCTTCGGAGACGGCGAAAGATACTTCGACCTTCAAGCTCGGCAGATCCAGCGAAAAGATCAGATTAAAGCCCTACACAGGCGCTTCCAAGCGATTGTACAGCGTTACCGTCGGCCGGCACGCTGGACCGGCGCCGCGGTCCTTGTCGCTGTGCTAGCACTGTACTTTGGCCGAACAGGCGGGACGTTCAGCGGAGCCGGGTGGGTCTCAATGGTCCACAATGCACAGCGCAGAGCCGTGGATCATCTCTGGCACTTGCTGGCTCGCATCCTGTCGTAGGAGCGAGCACGCAGCGATCATGTGACTAGGGAGCACAGAGTTTGACGTCCGTGCTACAAGTTGGCATGGACAATGGTACAGCCTGACCACTCGATCTTATGTTGACGGGGAGTGCGTAGGACGCTGGATCTGCCAGACATCAACGACCCATATCACCGGGACGATTATCCCAATCACTTATGCGGGGTCGCCTTATGTCTACGGCTTTGGTAAGACCACCCTCCCAATGTACGAGAGTCGAGCATTTACCAAAAGTGGCAATAACTATATCCCACCGTGGAAGAGTGCCATCGACCCCCAGTGTACTGGCCATGATCCCTGAAACTTGCGTGGTACCCTTGCCCTCTATTAAATCGAGATCGTCGTTGGAGATATACATGACCCTCAGCCATCCATAGCGCAGATCCATGCATGCGATTGTTGGTTAGTGTCACATGAAAGCCTAGTTCTGGCCAACATGGGCTAGACTTGCCAATGATTAGTGAATGGTTGCTGGAATACTTGACCGGATCCAGTCAAGGGTTCAGCCTGAGCAATATACGCCTGCAATCACACGGCACGATCATTGCGGCGACAAATCGGTCATAGGTCCAGATTGTGTTCGAGCAAGGCTATTGTGTTCCGCGCCAACTTCTGTTTCATTGTGGTTGTTCCCAAGGATGGCCCTATCGCGAGACTTCAGGCTCTCACTGGGTCCGTAGTATAGACCTGGCCACTCGCAGTCCCCTTCACTCGGTCTCATAGCAAACATCTTGCAGCATCAATGGATGAAGTGCGACCCGCACCTCAAGACTAGCCTGGAGTGAGCCGCACGAAATTCGCAAAATCTCTGTCTGTGCTGTGCAAGCCCTGAGGAGTCCAACGGCCCTGTAGGGGCCATGACCCCGACCATGCATAATGGTAAAGCCCATTGGATAGCTGGCACCGATCGAATCGCGCCATGATCTCACTCATCGCCGCCGCGTCAAAGCAATAGATCCACAATGATGGAAAGGTCCAAGAGATGCGATTCCATATTGTAGAGCCCGCATGCAGTAGAGTCATGCACGCCTCGCATCGTCGAAACAAGCTAGGTCACAAGCAATGCAGGACCTTGCGTACATCGTAACGGCGGAGAATGCATGTGGTCACTAAGCGAAGGCCCACGTTTGTTAGCTACAAGCAGAAGTCGCACGAAGGAGGGCTAGTGTTTGCGCGTCGACCTCGCCTTGTCGTTTCTACTACTATGTACCTGAAGATGCCACGGACGCCATCGATACGCTGAGGCCCCCTGATGAGGCCAAATGCAAGTGTAGGTGAGTAGTAGCACTACTGCTCAGTGGCTCAGTGGCCCGACAGACGAAGGTACGTCTCGGCTTCTTTAGCGGATAGTAGCATGCCATGTGTCATTGATCCAGCCATCTAGGCCCTCTCACGATGATCTGCGCATTG from Fulvia fulva chromosome 2, complete sequence harbors:
- a CDS encoding GTPase-activating protein gyp10 produces the protein MTGGERCDCPKQLSRIVGLGGMRRSHVKRQHPGIHPLPCCVLASMKAEATGPAFHVPLHLTARQIVIPCVRRLDKATCTSARFISMDAAQCAASADNGGGDEKTALANGAEGRPSGEALSPAEASWKSQPLSQHQQAKVHDILAACRDDNHEALTQLAASEGGLVEDEVRRTAWPFLLGCTGRQQHDNVPWTTFERHRDEDQVQLDVNRSFVYYPEHETTARLDARKSELSDVITAVLRQHPRLCYFQGFHDIVQVLLLVLGADVAEAAVARLSLLRIRDFMLPTLAGAESHLRLLPAILYAADVELCQHLAGATRPTPFFALSATLTLYAHDIEEYGDIARLFDYLLASEAAVPVYLFAVIIMSRRLELLEVDHDEPEMLHSILSKLPKPLDLDGLISKTQDLFRRCPPERLPHRAWSHISSYSVLKTTRDPHALSRQTFGDGERYFDLQARQIQRKDQIKALHRRFQAIVQRYRRPARWTGAAVLVAVLALYFGRTGGTFSGAGWVSMVHNAQRRAVDHLWHLLARILS